A section of the Candidatus Omnitrophota bacterium genome encodes:
- the waaF gene encoding lipopolysaccharide heptosyltransferase II — protein sequence MSVTFEKIVLLRTDRIGEVLLSAAAVGAIKEKNPGARIDFVTSEYSKGLLEGRSDIAKVMTADTMSRGNVFSKALSLSRQLREGGYDAAVVFNPHKMLHLACFLAGIPRRIGYARKWPFLLTDRIEDDRQKGDRHEIECTLELLERSGISAGRPHLILEVDPSSRSKVAELLAKRGVDEGGVLVCVHPGSSNPSKIWPGDNYSELIQRIRNDLGYEVVVLGDVKEAGLADRIVHKADAGAFNLAGELDLKCLAALLKRADLFIGNDTGPMHMAAALRVPVIAIFGRNIPGVSPTRWGPWGEDHIVLHEDLGCDPCFDRDCQKEHECLRAITVDKVYESVKRLLPEGNRRQR from the coding sequence ATGAGCGTGACTTTTGAAAAAATAGTATTGCTGAGGACAGACCGTATCGGGGAGGTTCTCCTTTCGGCAGCGGCAGTAGGGGCTATAAAGGAAAAGAACCCCGGAGCGCGTATTGATTTCGTTACCTCCGAATATTCCAAGGGCCTTCTGGAAGGCCGCAGTGATATAGCAAAGGTGATGACCGCGGATACCATGAGCCGCGGGAACGTGTTTTCCAAGGCGCTTTCTCTCTCCCGGCAGTTAAGGGAGGGCGGATATGACGCGGCGGTGGTGTTCAACCCCCATAAAATGCTGCACCTGGCATGTTTTTTAGCGGGTATTCCCCGGCGAATAGGTTACGCCAGGAAATGGCCGTTCCTTCTCACTGACAGGATAGAGGACGACCGGCAAAAGGGGGACAGGCACGAGATAGAGTGCACTCTTGAGCTGCTGGAAAGAAGCGGGATAAGTGCCGGAAGACCGCACTTAATACTTGAAGTGGACCCCTCTTCTAGAAGTAAAGTCGCTGAACTTTTAGCCAAAAGAGGCGTGGACGAAGGCGGGGTTCTGGTATGCGTGCATCCGGGCAGCAGTAACCCCTCAAAAATATGGCCGGGGGATAATTATTCAGAGCTTATTCAGAGGATCAGGAATGATCTTGGTTATGAAGTCGTGGTCCTGGGCGATGTGAAAGAAGCCGGTCTGGCTGACAGGATCGTTCATAAAGCCGATGCCGGGGCCTTTAACCTGGCCGGGGAGCTCGACCTGAAATGCCTGGCGGCGCTTCTGAAGAGGGCGGATCTTTTCATAGGCAACGATACCGGCCCCATGCATATGGCTGCCGCCCTGAGAGTTCCGGTAATAGCCATATTCGGAAGGAATATCCCCGGAGTGAGCCCCACAAGATGGGGCCCCTGGGGAGAAGATCATATCGTTCTGCACGAGGATTTGGGCTGCGACCCCTGTTTTGATAGGGACTGCCAGAAGGAGCATGAATGTCTGAGGGCCATAACGGTTGATAAGGTCTATGAATCCGTTAAGAGGCTTCTACCGGAGGGAAACCGAAGACAGCGTTGA
- a CDS encoding glycosyltransferase produces the protein MRAECDIILLSYENPDLLEKCVQSVLEHTRVPSRLIIVDNASKDPAVSGYLHKIHGNSRVSIEKVFSERNAGFAAGMNKGMRLSEAPFVCLLNNDCIVTEGWLEELIAVASSGEDIGIVNPQSNTFGSRPDEGASIDDHGKLLRYGKGRFVELGHAVGFACLIKRDLIDKIGYLDEAFRGVCYEDTDYSVRAQRAGYISVMAEGSYVYHFEQASRKDLKDREDVYRKNRELFEKRWGRLLRVLFFDPASERQGRVPERYETMKGLARQRMIVEMRLLRNVPEEGRFMGPDRRKMTRHADVSVRTFSRGSAFFSVLWRVMTKKKKFDAIIVPGGFLMRVLRLLKPFHGGEVFSIKKKSLVMAGNGMLYDLNNPSSMAEYLRNRKKRGFSG, from the coding sequence ATGAGGGCTGAATGTGACATTATATTACTCAGTTACGAAAATCCCGATCTCCTGGAAAAATGTGTCCAGAGCGTACTTGAACATACCAGGGTTCCTTCACGCCTCATAATCGTGGATAACGCGAGTAAGGACCCGGCTGTTTCCGGGTATCTTCACAAGATCCACGGCAACAGCAGAGTTTCGATCGAAAAAGTCTTCAGCGAGCGGAATGCCGGTTTCGCCGCGGGAATGAACAAGGGAATGAGGCTTTCCGAGGCTCCTTTCGTCTGCCTTTTGAACAATGATTGCATAGTCACCGAAGGGTGGCTCGAAGAGCTTATAGCGGTCGCATCAAGCGGCGAGGATATAGGCATAGTCAATCCCCAGAGCAATACCTTCGGTTCAAGACCCGATGAGGGCGCCTCGATCGACGACCACGGTAAACTTCTGCGTTACGGTAAAGGCAGGTTCGTTGAGCTCGGACACGCGGTGGGCTTTGCCTGCCTGATAAAGAGGGATCTGATCGATAAGATAGGCTATCTGGACGAAGCGTTCCGCGGCGTATGTTACGAGGACACAGATTATTCCGTAAGAGCTCAGAGAGCCGGTTATATCTCCGTCATGGCAGAGGGGTCGTATGTCTATCATTTCGAGCAAGCTTCGAGGAAGGACCTCAAGGACAGGGAAGATGTATACAGAAAGAACAGAGAGCTTTTCGAAAAAAGGTGGGGGAGGTTACTAAGGGTTCTCTTCTTTGACCCGGCTTCGGAAAGACAGGGCAGAGTTCCCGAAAGATATGAGACAATGAAGGGCCTGGCACGGCAAAGAATGATAGTTGAGATGCGTCTTTTGCGTAATGTCCCGGAAGAGGGGAGGTTCATGGGGCCCGATCGCAGGAAAATGACAAGGCACGCTGATGTTTCAGTGAGGACTTTTTCCCGGGGATCAGCTTTTTTTTCGGTTCTCTGGCGGGTGATGACAAAAAAGAAAAAGTTCGATGCTATCATTGTTCCGGGAGGATTCCTTATGCGCGTTTTGCGCCTTCTCAAGCCTTTTCATGGCGGGGAAGTTTTCTCTATCAAGAAGAAATCCCTCGTCATGGCGGGTAACGGCATGTTGTATGACCTCAATAATCCTTCTTCCATGGCGGAATATCTCAGAAACAGAAAAAAGCGCGGGTTTTCAGGGTAG
- a CDS encoding aminotransferase class I/II-fold pyridoxal phosphate-dependent enzyme: protein MNIPLLDLKAQYQTIKDQIDQVLAKVVESQYFILSPEVAALESEVADYTGVSHSAGVASGTDAIILALKALDIGPGDTVITTPFTFFATAESISMVGAKPVFVDIEPDTYNIDPEKVRGLLENMDESEKRSVKAIIPVHLYGQCADMTSLMDLAEKNRLKVVEDCAQAIGATHTGRKAGSFGDAGCFSFFPSKNLGGFGDGGMVVSSREDIIERVKKLRIHGSREQYVHDEIGYNSRLDSLQAAILRIKLTKLDEWFSGRQRIAAKYDEAFSGLDITIPAVAEGNIHTYHQYTVRVDDRNGLKQYLKDKGIAARVYYPVPLHLQPCYKDLGYSIGSFPVSEKMAEHVLSLPVYPELTDEKVEYIISSVTDFINRKS from the coding sequence ATGAACATACCGTTATTGGACCTTAAGGCACAATACCAGACGATAAAAGATCAGATAGACCAGGTTCTCGCGAAAGTTGTCGAAAGCCAGTATTTCATTCTCTCGCCGGAGGTGGCGGCGCTGGAGAGCGAGGTGGCGGATTATACTGGGGTCTCACATTCCGCGGGAGTGGCTTCGGGAACGGACGCGATAATACTCGCGCTAAAAGCGCTGGATATAGGCCCCGGTGATACAGTGATCACCACGCCTTTTACTTTTTTCGCGACGGCCGAATCCATTTCCATGGTCGGGGCGAAACCTGTTTTCGTTGATATAGAGCCCGATACCTACAATATAGACCCGGAGAAAGTCAGGGGATTGCTGGAAAATATGGACGAATCGGAAAAGAGGAGCGTCAAGGCGATAATACCCGTCCATCTTTACGGGCAGTGCGCCGATATGACCAGTTTGATGGATCTTGCGGAAAAGAACCGGCTCAAAGTTGTCGAGGACTGCGCCCAGGCCATCGGTGCGACACACACCGGCAGAAAGGCCGGAAGTTTCGGCGACGCGGGATGCTTCAGTTTTTTTCCCAGCAAGAACCTCGGCGGTTTCGGGGACGGCGGTATGGTCGTTTCTTCACGTGAGGATATTATTGAACGCGTCAAGAAGCTGCGTATACACGGAAGCCGGGAACAGTATGTTCATGACGAAATAGGATATAATTCACGCCTGGACAGTCTCCAGGCGGCCATTCTCAGGATCAAGCTTACCAAACTTGATGAATGGTTCAGCGGCAGGCAGAGAATAGCCGCGAAGTACGACGAAGCCTTTTCGGGGCTGGATATAACTATTCCAGCCGTAGCTGAGGGCAATATCCACACGTATCACCAGTACACGGTGCGTGTTGATGACAGGAACGGGCTTAAGCAGTATCTCAAGGATAAGGGAATAGCTGCCAGGGTATATTACCCGGTACCGCTTCACCTGCAACCCTGCTATAAGGACCTGGGGTATTCCATAGGCAGTTTTCCGGTATCGGAGAAAATGGCCGAGCACGTTCTTTCACTCCCGGTATATCCGGAGCTGACAGATGAAAAGGTCGAATATATCATAAGCTCGGTAACGGATTTTATCAACAGAAAGAGCTGA
- a CDS encoding glycosyltransferase: MGKVPVSVVVITKNEQDNIDECLKSVKWAAEVIVVDDQSSDSTRDIAAEYTDKVFVRKMENEGRHRNWAYDQASYDWVLSLDADERVTEELAREIAQLVSGETEYTGYTIPRRNYIGDHWLRYGGEYPAAQLRFFRKRDFRYEEAEVHPRAFMEGECGHLSGDIIHYSHRDIADYLRSLNGQTTLEARKWYNTGRNMSLGHAIWRSFDRCFYRRLLRKRSYGDGVYGLAVAVFSGLYQIVSYFKYWEMKQKAQNKEESHDEG; encoded by the coding sequence ATGGGAAAAGTTCCGGTATCAGTTGTTGTCATAACTAAGAACGAACAGGATAATATCGATGAATGCCTAAAAAGCGTCAAGTGGGCCGCTGAAGTGATAGTCGTCGACGACCAGAGCAGCGACTCGACAAGGGACATCGCGGCCGAATATACTGATAAGGTATTCGTAAGGAAGATGGAGAACGAGGGCAGGCACAGGAACTGGGCTTATGACCAGGCTTCTTATGACTGGGTCCTCAGTCTGGACGCTGATGAACGGGTTACCGAAGAGCTGGCCCGTGAGATCGCGCAGCTGGTTTCTGGCGAAACCGAATATACCGGATATACCATCCCCAGACGTAATTACATAGGGGACCACTGGCTGCGGTACGGAGGGGAATACCCCGCGGCGCAATTGAGGTTTTTCCGCAAGAGAGATTTCAGGTACGAAGAGGCCGAGGTGCACCCGCGCGCTTTCATGGAAGGAGAATGCGGTCATCTCAGCGGTGATATCATACATTATTCCCACAGAGATATTGCCGATTATCTCAGGAGCCTCAACGGCCAGACAACACTTGAGGCGAGAAAATGGTATAATACCGGAAGGAATATGAGCCTGGGCCACGCTATTTGGAGATCTTTTGACAGGTGCTTTTACCGCCGGCTTCTGCGAAAGCGGTCCTACGGGGACGGAGTATACGGTCTAGCCGTGGCGGTTTTCAGCGGCCTTTACCAGATAGTGAGCTATTTCAAGTACTGGGAAATGAAGCAGAAGGCCCAGAATAAGGAGGAAAGCCACGATGAGGGCTGA
- a CDS encoding NAD-dependent epimerase/dehydratase family protein — protein sequence MRILLTGGAGFIGSHLSEKLLKDGHKVVCMDNLITGNTENIAHLSGNEDFEFIKHDVSRYIYVKGKIDFVLHFASPASPVDYLNHPIKTLKVGSLGTHNSLGVAKEHGAGFLLASTSEVYGDPLVNPQPETYWGNVNPVGPRGVYDEAKRFGEALTLAYHRTHGIDTKIARIFNTYGERMRHNDGRVVPTFIDQALKNEPLTVYGDGSQTRSFCYVSDLVEGIVKLMSSSLNEPVNLGNPDEMSVLDFAKKIKAITGCSSEIVYKDLPVNDPKVRRPDISKAKKELGWQPTVGLEQGLEKTIGWAKGN from the coding sequence ATGCGGATACTTTTGACCGGAGGTGCCGGATTTATCGGGTCACATCTCTCGGAAAAGCTCCTGAAAGATGGACATAAGGTCGTCTGTATGGATAACCTTATAACGGGTAATACTGAGAACATAGCGCATCTTTCCGGGAACGAAGATTTCGAGTTCATTAAACACGATGTTTCACGTTATATCTACGTTAAGGGCAAAATAGATTTCGTGCTGCATTTTGCCTCTCCCGCCAGCCCGGTGGATTACCTTAACCATCCGATCAAGACACTCAAGGTCGGATCTTTAGGTACCCATAATTCTCTCGGAGTGGCGAAGGAGCACGGAGCGGGTTTTCTTCTGGCATCTACGTCCGAGGTTTACGGCGACCCCCTTGTCAACCCGCAGCCTGAGACCTACTGGGGCAACGTTAATCCTGTAGGGCCCAGAGGGGTTTACGATGAGGCAAAACGCTTCGGAGAGGCCCTGACCCTGGCATATCACAGGACCCATGGCATCGATACCAAGATAGCCAGGATATTCAATACTTACGGTGAACGTATGCGCCACAACGACGGTCGGGTCGTGCCGACCTTCATTGATCAGGCGTTGAAGAATGAACCTCTTACGGTGTACGGTGACGGGTCGCAGACAAGGAGTTTCTGTTACGTGTCTGACCTCGTCGAAGGGATAGTCAAGCTGATGTCATCATCCCTCAACGAACCTGTTAACCTGGGTAATCCTGATGAGATGAGCGTTCTTGATTTCGCTAAGAAGATCAAGGCCATAACAGGCTGTTCCAGCGAGATAGTTTACAAGGACCTTCCTGTGAACGATCCCAAGGTGAGACGTCCCGATATCAGCAAAGCGAAAAAAGAACTGGGATGGCAGCCGACCGTAGGTCTTGAACAGGGCCTTGAAAAGACCATAGGATGGGCAAAAGGCAATTGA
- a CDS encoding glycosyltransferase — translation MKISVLMPVYNEKRTIEDILQLVRGIELDKEIILVDDKSTDGTRELLKELFGDRKDEVRVIYHQNNSGKGASIRTALREATGDYVIVQDADLEYSPHDMVKLYECAEETKAVAVYGSRFLEGWRSTSFLHYMVNRFLTSLTNVLFGSSLTDMETCYKMIRTDVMKELDIRSSRFELEPEITAKLLKKGYSIREVPISYRGRTYDEGKKIGWRDGVEALWTIFRQRFTG, via the coding sequence ATGAAAATATCCGTGCTTATGCCGGTATATAACGAGAAAAGGACCATAGAAGACATACTGCAGCTCGTTCGCGGCATCGAGCTGGACAAGGAGATCATCCTTGTGGACGATAAGTCCACCGACGGCACGCGCGAATTGCTTAAAGAGCTTTTCGGCGACCGGAAGGACGAGGTCAGGGTCATATATCACCAGAACAACAGTGGTAAAGGCGCATCGATACGGACCGCTCTGCGGGAAGCTACGGGTGATTATGTGATAGTGCAGGATGCCGATCTGGAGTATTCACCGCATGACATGGTCAAGCTGTATGAATGCGCCGAAGAGACGAAAGCCGTGGCCGTATACGGCTCCAGGTTCCTTGAGGGCTGGAGATCTACCTCATTTTTGCATTACATGGTCAACAGGTTCCTGACTTCCCTTACGAATGTTTTGTTCGGAAGCTCTCTCACGGATATGGAGACTTGTTACAAGATGATCAGGACCGATGTTATGAAGGAGCTTGATATACGTTCCAGCAGGTTCGAGTTGGAACCGGAGATCACCGCGAAACTCCTGAAGAAAGGTTACAGTATCAGGGAAGTGCCCATCTCGTACCGCGGCAGGACCTATGATGAAGGCAAGAAGATCGGGTGGCGTGACGGAGTAGAGGCGCTGTGGACCATCTTCAGGCAGAGATTTACCGGATGA
- a CDS encoding glycosyltransferase → MKLSVLMPVYNEKDTVLDILDLVMRMEVDKEIILVDDNSTDGTREILQKEFGEGKDNVRVFYHQKNLGKGAAVRTALGEATGDYMIVQDADLEYSPRDIEKMFLLARDNSAKAVFGSRFLETWRSTNLFHYAVNRFFTSMTNILYGSALTDIHTCYKMVEMDTIRGLDIHAERFAFDPELCAKLLKSGISIEEVAISYRGRDHTEGKKIGWLDGFEALWTLIRFKFHS, encoded by the coding sequence ATGAAGCTTTCTGTGCTGATGCCTGTCTATAACGAGAAGGACACGGTACTGGATATTCTCGATCTGGTCATGCGGATGGAAGTCGATAAAGAGATCATACTGGTCGATGACAACTCGACCGACGGTACCCGGGAGATCCTTCAGAAAGAGTTCGGCGAGGGAAAAGATAACGTGAGAGTGTTCTATCACCAGAAGAACCTGGGTAAGGGAGCCGCGGTAAGGACCGCTCTGGGGGAAGCAACAGGCGATTACATGATCGTGCAGGATGCAGACCTTGAATATTCCCCCCGGGACATAGAGAAGATGTTCCTCCTGGCGCGGGACAATTCCGCCAAAGCGGTCTTCGGTTCGAGGTTCCTGGAAACATGGCGGTCGACCAACCTTTTCCATTATGCGGTCAACAGGTTCTTCACGAGCATGACCAACATCCTTTACGGCAGCGCTTTAACGGATATACATACCTGTTACAAGATGGTGGAGATGGACACGATACGCGGTCTAGATATACATGCCGAAAGGTTCGCGTTCGATCCTGAACTTTGCGCGAAGCTTCTTAAAAGCGGCATCAGCATAGAAGAGGTGGCTATATCTTACAGGGGGCGCGACCATACAGAAGGTAAGAAGATAGGATGGCTGGACGGGTTTGAAGCCTTGTGGACATTGATACGGTTCAAGTTCCACAGTTAG